A genomic window from Tolypothrix sp. PCC 7910 includes:
- a CDS encoding TIGR02450 family Trp-rich protein translates to MPKKQKFPYLLGSKWTAQQKVDGWRHFQVVNRKNQGKWVYAELVAACDPNVRFWMNAKLLQDNSQWQPGWQPLKEINQIESEVS, encoded by the coding sequence ATGCCTAAAAAACAGAAATTTCCTTACCTTTTGGGTTCTAAGTGGACAGCCCAGCAAAAAGTAGATGGTTGGCGACACTTCCAAGTTGTTAATCGCAAAAATCAGGGTAAATGGGTTTATGCAGAATTAGTTGCAGCTTGTGACCCAAACGTCCGTTTTTGGATGAATGCCAAATTATTACAAGATAACTCTCAGTGGCAACCAGGCTGGCAACCTTTAAAAGAAATCAACCAAATTGAAAGCGAGGTGTCTTGA
- the purQ gene encoding phosphoribosylformylglycinamidine synthase subunit PurQ, whose product MTKFGVVVFPGSNCDRDVAYVTRDVLQQPTRMVWHQETDIADLDVIVIPGGFSYGDYLRCGAIARFSPVMQQVVEHAQKGKYVLGICNGFQVLTEAGLLPGILTRNQDLHFICDRLPLKVERTNLPWTQSYAPDEIITVPVAHGEGRFYADAATLAELEDNGQVVFRYAGENPNGSLNNIAGICNRQGNVLGMMPHPERASDPVLGGNDGLRMFQGLLDKVAAIA is encoded by the coding sequence ATGACAAAATTTGGCGTTGTTGTTTTTCCCGGTTCTAATTGCGATCGCGATGTTGCTTATGTCACTAGAGACGTGCTACAGCAACCGACTCGCATGGTTTGGCATCAAGAGACGGATATTGCTGATTTAGATGTGATTGTCATCCCTGGTGGCTTTAGTTACGGGGATTATTTACGTTGTGGTGCGATCGCTCGTTTTTCACCTGTGATGCAGCAGGTTGTTGAACACGCCCAAAAGGGTAAATATGTCTTAGGTATTTGCAATGGATTTCAAGTATTAACTGAAGCAGGATTGCTGCCAGGTATATTAACCAGAAATCAGGATTTGCATTTTATCTGCGATCGCCTCCCTCTCAAAGTTGAGCGTACCAATTTGCCTTGGACGCAAAGTTACGCACCTGATGAAATTATCACTGTGCCTGTTGCTCATGGAGAGGGAAGATTTTACGCCGATGCAGCAACTCTCGCAGAACTGGAAGATAACGGGCAAGTTGTTTTCCGCTATGCAGGTGAGAACCCCAACGGTTCATTGAATAACATTGCTGGGATTTGTAATCGCCAAGGCAACGTTTTAGGGATGATGCCACACCCTGAGCGAGCTTCTGACCCAGTTTTGGGTGGTAATGATGGTTTACGGATGTTTCAAGGCTTACTAGATAAAGTAGCTGCGATCGCCTAA
- the purS gene encoding phosphoribosylformylglycinamidine synthase subunit PurS — MQRKYLAKIFVTLRPSVLDPAGVAVQSGLKQMGYDNVEQVRIGKYIELTITSTQEAKARQDLNNICDQMLANPVIENYRFELIEVETQTGVF, encoded by the coding sequence GTGCAAAGGAAGTATTTAGCTAAAATTTTCGTGACACTTCGTCCTTCGGTTTTAGACCCAGCTGGTGTGGCTGTACAATCTGGCCTCAAACAAATGGGATACGACAACGTAGAACAGGTGCGGATTGGTAAGTACATTGAATTGACCATCACCTCAACCCAAGAGGCTAAAGCCCGCCAAGACCTCAATAACATCTGTGACCAAATGCTAGCCAATCCGGTAATTGAAAATTATCGCTTTGAATTAATCGAAGTCGAAACGCAGACGGGAGTGTTTTAG